One stretch of Periplaneta americana isolate PAMFEO1 chromosome 1, P.americana_PAMFEO1_priV1, whole genome shotgun sequence DNA includes these proteins:
- the LOC138707307 gene encoding uncharacterized protein isoform X2 codes for MREIKAIVKNMSVSTFYYVAVKGSLHASDCSVFGLIPAEVQALAKRYPSSIEVINGMLIKGPPIQVINTLSELGYRVVCSTGEAEVVWTLQREV; via the exons AATTAAAGCAATAGTGAAGAACATGTCTGTATCAACATTCTATTACGTGGCAGTGAAGGGCTCTCTGCATGCAAGTGACTGTTCTGTCTTTGGCCTAATTCCAGCAGAAGTTCAAGCTTTAGCAAAGAGATATCCTTCTTCTATTGAAGTCATTAATGGAATGTTAATTAAGG GTCCCCCTATCCAAGTTATAAACACTCTGAGTGAACTGGGATATAGGGTCGTGTGCAGCACTGGAGAGGCAGAAGTAGTGTGGACACTGCAGAGAGAAGTGTGA